One region of Skermanella mucosa genomic DNA includes:
- a CDS encoding sensor histidine kinase: protein MGQANGGADRRSRPSDVRSEQVSLVVKQLPLVLVANLANPVLTVMVLAPVVRINHAILWAGLLIGLTAIRFVQLKWLSGSPSRRLDPDRMVAKLTLASGVSGLIWGIGLVLLMPDPLIYRMFVAFVLGGMAAGSVATLSPLMPVVTAFLAPCMLPLVVRLGLEGSPVYLGMAVLGIVFTGGLWTAAWKLNGWIREMLLLKLDKIQLAEELSTVLDNLERQVEQRTADLRIARDEADRANLAKTRFLAAASHDMGQPLQAMRLFIDLLDTRLAGTSNHELVRNLMKAHISGERMLAGLLDLSRLETGTVQVRLESFSVDDLLEELGDEFRPLAGNRGLTLTVRHCDGTVLSDPVLLHQIIANLLANAVRYTAEGKILLGCRRRGVHIRIEVWDTGIGIPADRLDDIFEEFRRIDQVEQTDFRGVGLGLSIVRRTAALLDHPVTVCSRPDHGSMFAITVPLGTAEAPKPPP from the coding sequence ATGGGACAGGCCAATGGGGGCGCGGACCGGAGGAGCCGGCCTTCCGATGTCCGTAGCGAGCAGGTTTCGCTGGTCGTAAAGCAACTTCCCCTGGTTCTGGTCGCGAACCTGGCCAATCCCGTCCTGACCGTGATGGTCCTCGCCCCGGTCGTGCGGATCAACCATGCCATTCTCTGGGCGGGACTGCTGATCGGGCTGACCGCGATCCGTTTCGTGCAGTTGAAATGGCTGAGCGGCAGTCCGAGCAGGCGCCTCGACCCCGACCGCATGGTCGCCAAGCTCACCTTGGCGTCCGGCGTGTCGGGTCTCATCTGGGGCATCGGGCTGGTCCTGCTCATGCCCGATCCCCTGATCTACCGCATGTTCGTCGCCTTCGTGCTGGGCGGCATGGCCGCCGGATCGGTCGCCACGCTGTCGCCGCTGATGCCGGTCGTGACGGCATTCCTGGCGCCTTGCATGCTGCCTCTGGTCGTCCGCCTGGGCCTGGAAGGCAGCCCTGTTTATCTTGGCATGGCAGTGCTGGGCATAGTTTTCACCGGCGGCCTGTGGACCGCAGCGTGGAAGCTGAACGGGTGGATACGCGAGATGCTGCTGTTGAAGCTCGACAAGATCCAACTCGCCGAAGAGCTTTCCACCGTGCTGGACAACCTGGAACGGCAGGTGGAACAGCGCACGGCGGACCTCAGGATCGCGCGCGACGAGGCCGACCGCGCCAACCTAGCCAAGACCCGGTTTCTCGCCGCGGCCAGCCATGACATGGGACAGCCGCTCCAGGCCATGCGGCTGTTCATCGACCTGCTCGATACGCGGCTCGCTGGAACGTCCAACCATGAGTTGGTGCGCAACCTGATGAAAGCTCACATATCCGGCGAACGGATGCTGGCCGGACTGCTCGACCTGTCCAGATTGGAGACCGGGACGGTCCAGGTCCGGCTCGAGAGCTTCTCCGTGGACGATCTGCTGGAGGAGTTGGGCGACGAGTTCCGTCCCCTCGCCGGAAATCGCGGCCTCACGCTTACGGTTCGCCACTGCGACGGCACGGTCCTGAGCGATCCGGTGCTGCTACACCAGATCATCGCCAACCTGCTGGCGAACGCCGTGCGCTATACCGCCGAAGGAAAGATCCTGCTCGGCTGCCGACGGCGCGGCGTGCACATCCGCATCGAGGTATGGGATACCGGCATCGGCATTCCCGCCGACCGCTTGGACGACATCTTCGAGGAGTTCAGGCGCATCGACCAAGTGGAACAAACGGATTTCCGCGGCGTCGGCCTCGGCCTCTCGATCGTCCGTCGAACGGCGGCCCTGCTCGACCACCCAGTGACGGTCTGCTCCCGACCCGACCATGGATCGATGTTCGCGATCACGGTCCCACTGGGTACGGCGGAGGCGCCGAAGCCTCCGCCGTAA
- a CDS encoding YsnF/AvaK domain-containing protein produces MAGIQQIVKEDAEMAQYTIVTMFRDRDVIGTVQQELRNSGVDLHDGQMLDRDQGDVEGELVRRHVDGDDIRHYMRGVEKGYPLLVGTVDEANLQRTVDILDNHGPVDMRDGADLDSGAADLTTDQSAGTGLSAAATGLRDVNETDDMDRRTGTAEQEEVIPIAEEELRVGKRAVERGGVRVRSYVVETPVEESVRLRDETVHVDRRKVDPNRQATDADFKERVVELHETDEEAVVSKQTHVTGEVVVRKDVEEREQTISDTVRHTEVDVDKGAAGLDRTNLDKGPVR; encoded by the coding sequence ATGGCAGGCATTCAACAGATTGTTAAAGAGGACGCTGAAATGGCTCAGTATACCATCGTGACCATGTTCCGGGATCGGGACGTCATCGGAACCGTCCAGCAGGAACTGCGCAATTCGGGCGTGGACCTGCACGACGGGCAGATGCTTGACCGCGATCAGGGCGACGTGGAAGGCGAACTGGTTCGCCGCCACGTCGATGGTGACGACATTCGCCATTACATGCGCGGCGTGGAGAAGGGATATCCGCTCCTGGTGGGGACCGTGGACGAGGCCAACCTGCAGCGGACCGTGGACATCCTGGATAATCATGGCCCGGTCGACATGCGTGACGGCGCGGATCTGGACTCCGGTGCCGCTGATCTGACGACGGACCAATCCGCCGGCACCGGACTTTCGGCTGCGGCAACCGGCCTGCGGGACGTCAACGAGACCGACGACATGGATCGCCGGACTGGCACCGCGGAGCAGGAGGAAGTGATTCCGATCGCCGAGGAGGAACTGCGTGTCGGCAAGCGGGCGGTCGAGCGCGGCGGCGTCCGGGTTCGCAGCTACGTGGTCGAGACCCCGGTTGAGGAATCGGTCAGGCTGCGCGACGAAACCGTCCATGTGGACCGCCGCAAGGTAGACCCGAACCGCCAGGCGACCGACGCCGACTTCAAGGAGCGGGTCGTCGAATTGCACGAGACCGATGAGGAAGCGGTCGTCAGCAAGCAGACCCATGTCACCGGGGAAGTGGTCGTCCGCAAAGACGTCGAAGAGCGGGAACAGACCATCTCCGACACCGTACGCCACACCGAAGTCGACGTCGACAAGGGGGCTGCCGGTCTGGACCGTACCAATCTCGACAAGGGACCTGTTCGCTAA
- a CDS encoding SDR family oxidoreductase has protein sequence MPPHPDHPVVVITGASSGIGRATAHAFARKGATVVLAARRAEMLREVERECLDLGGRALAVPTDTTREDQVERLAAMALEHFGRIDVWFNNAGVGVFGRFEDIPSDAWRRVIETNLFGYVHGAKAAMRQFRAQGHGVMINNASIVGRLAKPDSTAYATSKFAVRGFSEALRQEVLDQRDIHICTILPSVIDTPFFHHAANFSHHRVRAAPPVYTPEKVARTVVGLVDHPRAEVIIGGIGKVAAIQKRLAPSLMTRINGRALNYGFLADEPSDETTGTLFEPMRDGQGVHGGWRKGYNNGGVPLAALTLLALPAAIAFLLRARRAY, from the coding sequence ATGCCTCCACATCCTGACCATCCCGTGGTCGTGATCACCGGAGCTTCGAGCGGTATTGGACGCGCGACGGCCCACGCTTTCGCCCGGAAGGGAGCTACGGTGGTCCTCGCCGCCCGGCGGGCGGAAATGCTGCGCGAGGTGGAGCGCGAATGTCTCGACCTTGGTGGCCGGGCGCTGGCGGTGCCGACCGACACGACCCGGGAGGACCAGGTCGAGAGGTTGGCTGCGATGGCCCTGGAGCATTTCGGCCGGATCGACGTCTGGTTCAACAATGCCGGGGTCGGCGTCTTCGGCCGCTTCGAGGATATTCCGTCAGACGCCTGGCGCCGGGTCATAGAGACGAACCTGTTCGGCTATGTCCATGGCGCCAAGGCGGCCATGCGCCAGTTCCGCGCCCAGGGCCACGGCGTAATGATCAACAACGCCTCCATCGTGGGCCGTCTCGCGAAGCCGGACTCCACGGCCTACGCCACCAGCAAGTTCGCGGTCAGGGGCTTCTCCGAAGCCTTGAGGCAGGAAGTGCTGGACCAGCGCGATATTCATATCTGCACCATCCTGCCGTCGGTGATCGACACGCCGTTCTTCCATCATGCCGCCAATTTCAGCCATCACCGCGTGCGCGCCGCTCCGCCGGTCTACACGCCCGAGAAAGTGGCCCGGACGGTGGTCGGTCTGGTCGATCATCCGCGTGCCGAAGTGATCATCGGCGGGATCGGCAAGGTCGCCGCGATCCAGAAGCGGCTCGCCCCCTCGCTGATGACCCGGATCAACGGCCGTGCGCTGAACTACGGCTTCCTGGCCGACGAGCCGAGCGACGAGACCACCGGAACGCTGTTCGAACCGATGCGGGACGGGCAGGGCGTCCATGGCGGCTGGAGAAAGGGTTACAACAATGGCGGCGTTCCGCTGGCGGCGCTGACCCTGCTGGCGCTTCCCGCCGCAATCGCGTTCCTGCTGCGCGCCCGCCGGGCCTACTGA
- a CDS encoding methyl-accepting chemotaxis protein, whose product MRKNGAFGATWGQLLVWSAAWLVFGGVLVVGEVPYGTAASAWLGGTAVLACIGFFSARIVHHRRFGRPASLAEAAQPPGPAGPASIASVTPALGRISDLRERVRNTLRALNSSLCRIAKATQATQDIAARTNLLALDSMIATVRFAQSGKGFATAATAARTIAGETGKSMAEIGDHIRDINELATSVSETVDEVGAVVSGMEDMVEGILPDGGRKVVCLAEWTGRRAAPTTATEQSPP is encoded by the coding sequence ATGCGCAAGAACGGCGCCTTCGGGGCGACTTGGGGGCAACTGTTGGTCTGGAGCGCCGCCTGGCTGGTCTTCGGCGGCGTCCTGGTCGTCGGCGAAGTGCCTTACGGGACGGCGGCCTCCGCATGGCTCGGCGGCACGGCCGTCCTGGCATGCATCGGCTTTTTCTCCGCCCGGATTGTCCACCACCGGAGGTTCGGCCGGCCGGCGTCCCTGGCCGAAGCCGCCCAGCCGCCAGGTCCGGCGGGACCGGCCTCCATCGCCTCGGTCACACCGGCCCTCGGCCGTATCAGCGACCTCCGGGAGCGGGTCAGAAACACGCTCCGGGCCCTGAACAGCAGCCTTTGTCGGATCGCAAAGGCGACCCAGGCGACCCAGGACATCGCGGCGCGAACCAACCTGCTGGCCCTCGACAGCATGATCGCGACCGTCCGCTTCGCCCAGTCCGGCAAGGGTTTCGCGACCGCGGCCACGGCGGCCCGGACCATCGCCGGCGAAACCGGGAAATCCATGGCCGAGATCGGCGACCACATAAGGGACATAAACGAACTGGCCACGAGCGTTTCGGAGACCGTGGACGAAGTCGGCGCGGTCGTCTCCGGCATGGAGGATATGGTGGAGGGCATCCTGCCCGACGGGGGCCGCAAGGTGGTTTGCTTGGCGGAATGGACCGGCCGGCGCGCGGCTCCGACGACTGCGACCGAGCAATCTCCGCCGTGA